One Bacillus sp. F19 genomic region harbors:
- a CDS encoding YhcN/YlaJ family sporulation lipoprotein: MKYTFLTSALIALFLTGCGVSDNNDNGKNVGMNTRSDKNNAMDNTLNVNDRNGDNNYNTRQLSNGDDDNKMRVADEVANRLEDMEDVDGASVIITDNNAYVAVNLTNDKNLTNDLEKRIVDHVKKHDEGVDNVYVSANPDFVKSMNEYANDIQNGKPIGGLFDEFGDMVQRMFPDAK, translated from the coding sequence ATGAAATACACATTTTTAACAAGCGCCTTGATTGCTCTATTCCTAACCGGCTGCGGGGTAAGTGATAATAATGATAATGGAAAAAATGTAGGAATGAATACTCGAAGCGATAAAAATAATGCCATGGACAATACCTTGAATGTAAATGACAGAAACGGGGACAACAATTACAATACCAGGCAATTAAGCAATGGTGACGATGATAATAAAATGCGCGTGGCTGATGAAGTAGCAAATCGGCTAGAGGACATGGAGGATGTAGACGGTGCCTCTGTCATTATTACAGATAATAACGCATATGTCGCCGTGAATCTGACAAATGACAAGAACCTGACAAATGACTTAGAAAAGAGAATTGTTGATCATGTAAAAAAACATGATGAAGGTGTAGACAACGTTTATGTCTCTGCGAATCCTGACTTTGTTAAAAGTATGAATGAATATGCCAACGATATTCAAAATGGAAAGCCGATTGGCGGACTATTTGATGAGTTTGGTGATATGGTACAAAGAATGTTCCCGGATGCCAAATAA